From a region of the Xanthomonas rydalmerensis genome:
- a CDS encoding DNA-directed RNA polymerase subunit alpha has product MTVTANQVLRPRGPQIERLTDNRAKVVIEPLERGYGHTLGNALRRVLLSSIPGFAITEVEIDGVLHEYTTVEGLQEDVLEVLLNLKDVAIRMHTGDSATLSLSKQGPGTVTAADIKTDHNVEILNNEHVICHLTKDTAINMRLKIERGFGYQPAAARRRPDEETRTIGRLVLDASFSPVRRVAYAVESARVEQRTDLDKLVLDIETNGTIDAEEAVRTAADILSDQLSVFGDFTHRDRGAAKPASNGVDPVLLRPIDDLELTVRSANCLKAESIYYIGDLIQKTEVELLKTPNLGKKSLTEIKEVLAQRGLSLGMKLENWPPAGVAQHGMLG; this is encoded by the coding sequence ATGACGGTTACCGCCAACCAGGTTCTGCGCCCCCGTGGGCCGCAGATCGAACGCCTTACCGACAACCGCGCCAAGGTCGTGATCGAGCCCTTGGAGCGCGGGTATGGGCATACGCTGGGCAATGCCCTGCGTCGCGTGCTGCTGTCCTCGATTCCCGGCTTCGCGATCACCGAAGTCGAGATCGACGGCGTGCTGCACGAGTACACCACGGTCGAAGGGCTGCAGGAGGACGTGCTGGAAGTCCTGCTGAACCTCAAGGACGTGGCCATCCGCATGCATACCGGTGACAGCGCCACGCTGTCGCTGTCCAAGCAGGGTCCGGGCACGGTCACTGCCGCCGACATCAAGACCGACCACAACGTCGAGATCCTCAACAACGAACACGTGATCTGCCACCTGACCAAGGACACGGCGATCAACATGCGTCTGAAGATCGAGCGTGGCTTCGGCTACCAGCCGGCCGCCGCGCGTCGCCGTCCGGACGAAGAGACCCGCACCATCGGTCGCCTGGTCCTGGACGCCTCGTTCTCGCCGGTGCGCCGCGTCGCCTACGCGGTCGAATCGGCCCGCGTCGAGCAGCGTACCGACCTGGACAAGCTGGTCCTGGACATCGAAACCAACGGCACGATCGATGCCGAGGAAGCCGTGCGCACCGCCGCCGACATCCTCAGCGACCAGCTGTCGGTGTTCGGCGACTTCACCCATCGCGACCGTGGCGCGGCCAAGCCGGCCAGCAATGGCGTGGATCCGGTGCTGCTGCGTCCGATCGACGATCTGGAACTGACCGTGCGTTCGGCCAACTGCCTGAAGGCCGAGAGCATCTACTACATCGGCGATCTGATCCAGAAGACCGAAGTCGAGCTGCTCAAGACCCCGAACCTGGGCAAGAAGTCGCTCACCGAGATCAAGGAAGTGCTGGCCCAGCGTGGCCTGTCGCTCGGCATGAAGCTGGAGAACTGGCCGCCGGCCGGCGTCGCCCAGCACGGCATGCTCGGCTGA
- the rplQ gene encoding 50S ribosomal protein L17 has protein sequence MRHQKSGRKFSRTSAHREAMFKNMAASLIKHELIKTTLPKAKELRRVAEPLITLAKVDNVANRRLAFARLRDKEAVGTLFTTLGPRYQARPGGYLRILKCGFRAGDNAPMAYVELVDRPAVAEEVAE, from the coding sequence ATGCGTCACCAGAAATCCGGCCGCAAGTTCAGCCGCACCAGCGCGCACCGCGAAGCGATGTTCAAGAACATGGCGGCGTCGCTGATCAAGCACGAACTGATCAAGACCACCCTGCCGAAGGCCAAGGAACTGCGCCGCGTCGCCGAGCCGCTGATCACCCTGGCCAAGGTCGACAACGTCGCCAACCGCCGCCTGGCGTTCGCCCGCCTGCGCGACAAGGAAGCGGTCGGCACCCTGTTCACCACGCTGGGCCCGCGCTACCAGGCGCGCCCGGGCGGCTACCTGCGCATCCTCAAGTGCGGCTTCCGCGCCGGCGACAATGCGCCGATGGCGTACGTCGAACTGGTCGATCGCCCGGCCGTGGCCGAGGAAGTGGCCGAGTAA
- the rpsD gene encoding 30S ribosomal protein S4, whose amino-acid sequence MARYIGPTCKLARREGADLSLKSPARALDSKCKLEQKPGQHGATARKGKLSDYATQLREKQKVKRIYGLLERQFRNYYKKASTKKGNTGENLLQLLETRLDNVVYRMGFAVTRPAARQLVSHRGVLVNGKSVNLASYQVKAGDAIALSEKAQKQLRVQEALTVAETHDLNPSWVEVDSKKFSGIFKAVPDRADLPADINEALIVELYSK is encoded by the coding sequence ATGGCTCGTTATATCGGTCCTACCTGTAAGCTCGCGCGCCGCGAAGGCGCCGATCTTTCCCTCAAGAGCCCGGCGCGTGCGCTGGACTCCAAGTGCAAGCTGGAGCAGAAGCCCGGCCAGCACGGCGCGACTGCCCGCAAGGGCAAGCTGTCCGACTACGCCACCCAGCTGCGCGAAAAGCAGAAGGTCAAGCGTATCTACGGCCTGCTGGAGCGTCAGTTCCGCAACTACTACAAGAAGGCCTCGACCAAGAAGGGCAACACCGGCGAGAACCTGCTGCAGCTGCTGGAAACCCGCCTGGACAACGTCGTCTACCGCATGGGCTTCGCCGTCACCCGTCCGGCCGCGCGCCAGCTGGTGTCGCACCGTGGCGTGCTGGTCAACGGCAAGTCGGTGAACCTGGCCTCGTACCAGGTCAAGGCCGGCGACGCGATCGCCCTGTCGGAAAAGGCGCAGAAGCAGCTTCGCGTGCAGGAAGCGCTGACCGTTGCCGAAACGCACGACCTGAACCCGTCGTGGGTCGAGGTCGATTCGAAGAAGTTCAGCGGCATCTTCAAGGCCGTGCCGGACCGTGCGGACCTGCCTGCCGACATCAACGAAGCGCTGATCGTCGAGTTGTATTCGAAGTAA